In Nocardioides bizhenqiangii, the DNA window CCATCGTCGTCCTCGCACGCTCTCATCGGAGGACTGGTCGGAGCGGCGATCGCCGGCGGCGTCACGGTGTCGTGGGACACGGTGGTCGAGAAGGTCGTCATCCCGATGTTCCTGTCGCCGCTCTTCGCGTTCGCCGCGGGCTTCGCCGTGATGCTGCTCGTGTTCTGGATCTTCCGGAAGGCGAACCCGCACAAGGCCAACCGCGGCTTCCGGATCTCTCAGACGATCTCCGCCGCGGCGATGGCGCTCGGCCACGGACTCCAGGACGCCCAGAAGACGATGGGCGTGATCTTCCTGGCGCTCGTGACCGGCGGCTACGTCCTGCCCGAGTCCGAGGGCGGCGAGCTGCCGATCTGGGTCATCTTCGCCGCCGCTGCCGCGATCTCCCTCGGCACCTGGGCCGGCGGCTGGCGGATCATGCGCACCCTCGGCCGCCGGATCATCCACCTGGACCCGCCGCAGGGCTTCGCCGCGGAGACTGTCGCCGCGTCGGTTCTCTACACGACGGCCTACGTCTACGAGGCGCCGATCTCGACCACCCACACGATCACCTCGGCAGTGATGGGTGTCGGCGCCACCAAGCGCCTCTCCGCCGTGCGATGGGGCGTCGCCCGCACGATCCTCACCGCCTGGGTCCTCACCTTCCCCATGGCCGCCTCCGCCGCCGCCGTGACCTACTGGATCCTGCACCTGATCACGCGACTCTGAGCCGGGCTGGACCCGTCAGTCAGCCGCGAAGATGAGGATCATCGCGAGGATCACGGTGACACTCACTCCGACGGCGGTGACCGACGGCTGCCAGGGGCGCGAGATGGCGGCGCCCGTCCGCATCGCCTGATCCACGTCGCGCCACCGTCGGTGGCTGGTGCCGGCCAGCATCAGCGCCAGGGACGCGAGGAGCAGCCCGGCAGCTAGCCGCAGGGGCTTCGGGCCGAGGTCGGGGAGCAGCTGCACGACCGCGACTCCGGCGGCGAGCAGGCCCAACGCCGTGCGGATCCAGGCCAGGAACGTTCGCTCGTTGGCCAGGGTGAATCGGTAGTCCGGCTCGGGATCCGCCATGTCGCCCAGGCTAGTGCGCGGTCGAGCGCTCCACCGTGAGGGAGTAGCCGCGGCCGCGGATCCGGCGTACGTCGGCGGCGGAGCCGAGGCGGTGACGCAAGCGGGTGACGTGCATGGCGATGGTGTTGCCGCTCGGGCGGACACCTTCGGAGCCCCACAGCGCGTCCCGGAGCTCGTCGTCGGTGACGACACCGGGCGCGCGCAGCATCAGTGCACGCAGGAGCTCGAACTCCTTGAGGGGCAGGTCCGCGATCCGTTCGCCGCCGATGAGCACCCGGTAGGCCGCGGCGTCGAGGTCGATCGGCCCGACGACCAGGCGGGCATGGTTCTCGAGCGACCGTGGCGAGTGGCTGAGCAGCTCCCACAGGTGCTCGGCCGAGTAGGGACGCGCCACCACTGCACTGGCGCCGGCCAGCATCAACCCGCCGATCTCGGCCGCGTCGTCGTGGTCGAGCGCCGCGACGACGTACGGCGAGCCGTGCCGCCGGATCGCGGTGACGAACTCCGCCGCGGGCACCCCGGGGGCCTCCGGTGACACCACCACGGTGTGCGGGTCCAGCCGGCCGAACTCGACCAGGCCGTCGATCGTCGACGGCACCCAGGTGACGTGTACCCCGCGGCCGGCCATGCCGTCCGTCAGACCGCCCTCGTCCTGGCCGGGGTCCACTACCAGCAGCTGGGCACCGGCGGTTTCCGCCCACCGGTGCAGATAGCTGCGGACGGTCAGCTCCCGTGACGAGACCTCGGCGACCAGGCCGGCGGCTTTGCGGGAGAGGCGCCGCCCGGAACGTGCGCCCATCCGCCGCTCAGCCGAAGCGACCCGAGATGTAGTCCTCGGTGCGCTTGTCCTCAGGATTGGAGAAGAGCCGCTTCGTGCGGTCGAACTCGACGAGCAACCCGGTGCGGTTGCCGGTCGTCTCGTCCGGCTTGGCGGTGAAGAACGCAGTCCGGTCCGACACCCGGGCCGCCTGCTGCATGTTGTGGGTCACGATGATGATCGTGTAGTCCTCACGCATCTGCAGCATGAGGTCCTCGATCTTCGAGGTCGCGATCGGGTCCAGGGCCGAGCACGGCTCGTCCATGAGGATGACGTCCGGCTTCGTGGCGATGGTGCGGGCGATGCAGAGCCGTTGCTGCTGACCGCCGGAGAGGCCGTACGCCGACTGCTTCAGCTTGTCCTTGACCTCGTCCCACAGCGCGGCCCCGCGGAGCGCCTCCTCGACCAGGTCGTCCATGTTGTCGACCTTCATGCCGATGACCCGCGGGCCGTAGGCGATGTTGTCGTAAATGGACTTGGGGAACGGGTTCGGCTTCTGAAAGACCATGCCGATGTGCTGCCGTACCGCGATCGGGTCGACGCCCTTCGCATAGATGTTCTGGCCGTGGTAGTTGATCGCGCCTTCCACGCGGGCGCCGGCCACCAGGTCGTTCATCCGGTTCAGGCAGCGCAGCACTGTCGACTTGCCGCAGCCCGACGGCCCGATGAGGGCCGTGATCTCGTGCTTGCCGAAGGTCAGGTTGACGTCGTGGACCGCATGGAAGTCGCCGTAGTAGACGTTGAGGTGGAACGTCTCCATGATCGACTCGGCGGGCACCTCGCCGATGACGCTGCGCTTGGCCTCCTCATCGACAGACAGCGAGATGCCCCTCGACTCCTCGGGGGTCGTGGTTGCCGTTGCGGGGTGGTTTGACATGTCCGGCTCCTACCAGGATCGCTGGAACTTGTTGCGGATGATGATGGCGAGCGCGTTCATGCCGAGGATCATGACCAGCAGCACGATGATCGCTGCAGATGCCGCGGTCACGAACTCCTCGCGTGACTGCGAGGACAGATTGTAGATCTGGTTGGGCAGCGACGTGCCGCTGCTGGTCAGACCTTCGGGGCCGAGCTCGGGGGTGAACAGAACATTGACACCGAAGCCGACGACGATCAGTGGGGCCGCCTCGCCGATCGCCCGCGAGAGTCCCAGGATCGTCCCCGTCGCGATGCCGGGAATGGCGGACGGGAGGGTCTGGCGCCAGGTGGTCTGCCACACCGTCGCCCCCAATGCGAGCGAGCCCTGCCTGATGTCCTGCGGTACGGCGCGGACCGACTCCCGAGTCGTGATGATGATGACCGGAAGGATCAGAAGAGCGAGCGCGATGGCACCGCCGAGCACGACACCTTCGTCATCGAACCCGATGACCGCCATCACGGCGAGCGCGAGCAGACCGTAGACGATCGAAGGGACTGCGGCCAGATTCTGCAGGTTGACTTCGATCAGGCGGTTCCACCAGCGGTTGGTGTCGGCGAACTCCTCCAGGTAGAGCGCGGCCGAGATCCCCAGCGGCACCGCCAGGATCGCGGTGCAGATCATCAACCAGATGCTCCCGACGATGCCGGCCTTGAAGCCGGTCTCCTCGGGCTTGAAGAGCGACGAGTAGTTCGTGAGCAGCTCGGCGTCGAAGCGCGGCGCTCCCTTGATCGCGGTGTCGACGATGAGGGCGACCAACACCAGGACACCGAAGAACAGGGAGAACCACAGCAGGCCGAGGAACACGAGCGAGCCGACGTTGCGGTCCTTGCTCCTGCCGCTCGTGACCAGATTGGTGACGGATGCGGCCGTCGCGGATGCAGCGCTCATCAGTACACGTTCCTGAATCTACGGACGAAGATCATGCTCACGATGTTGAGGATCAGCGTCATCACGAAGAGGGTCATGGCGACGGCGAACGCCATGTTGTACGGCGTCGAGCCCACCGGGTTCTCCCCGCCGAA includes these proteins:
- a CDS encoding inorganic phosphate transporter encodes the protein MTVTLAIVIAVVVVALVFDYTNGFHDAANAIATSVSTRALTPRIALALAAIMNFVGAFLGQKVAHTVSDVISPPQNNHGLIIVMAGLVGAIAWNLITWYFGLPSSSSHALIGGLVGAAIAGGVTVSWDTVVEKVVIPMFLSPLFAFAAGFAVMLLVFWIFRKANPHKANRGFRISQTISAAAMALGHGLQDAQKTMGVIFLALVTGGYVLPESEGGELPIWVIFAAAAAISLGTWAGGWRIMRTLGRRIIHLDPPQGFAAETVAASVLYTTAYVYEAPISTTHTITSAVMGVGATKRLSAVRWGVARTILTAWVLTFPMAASAAAVTYWILHLITRL
- a CDS encoding YidH family protein — its product is MADPEPDYRFTLANERTFLAWIRTALGLLAAGVAVVQLLPDLGPKPLRLAAGLLLASLALMLAGTSHRRWRDVDQAMRTGAAISRPWQPSVTAVGVSVTVILAMILIFAAD
- a CDS encoding winged helix-turn-helix transcriptional regulator, which produces MGARSGRRLSRKAAGLVAEVSSRELTVRSYLHRWAETAGAQLLVVDPGQDEGGLTDGMAGRGVHVTWVPSTIDGLVEFGRLDPHTVVVSPEAPGVPAAEFVTAIRRHGSPYVVAALDHDDAAEIGGLMLAGASAVVARPYSAEHLWELLSHSPRSLENHARLVVGPIDLDAAAYRVLIGGERIADLPLKEFELLRALMLRAPGVVTDDELRDALWGSEGVRPSGNTIAMHVTRLRHRLGSAADVRRIRGRGYSLTVERSTAH
- the pstB gene encoding phosphate ABC transporter ATP-binding protein PstB produces the protein METFHLNVYYGDFHAVHDVNLTFGKHEITALIGPSGCGKSTVLRCLNRMNDLVAGARVEGAINYHGQNIYAKGVDPIAVRQHIGMVFQKPNPFPKSIYDNIAYGPRVIGMKVDNMDDLVEEALRGAALWDEVKDKLKQSAYGLSGGQQQRLCIARTIATKPDVILMDEPCSALDPIATSKIEDLMLQMREDYTIIIVTHNMQQAARVSDRTAFFTAKPDETTGNRTGLLVEFDRTKRLFSNPEDKRTEDYISGRFG
- the pstA gene encoding phosphate ABC transporter permease PstA; this encodes MSAASATAASVTNLVTSGRSKDRNVGSLVFLGLLWFSLFFGVLVLVALIVDTAIKGAPRFDAELLTNYSSLFKPEETGFKAGIVGSIWLMICTAILAVPLGISAALYLEEFADTNRWWNRLIEVNLQNLAAVPSIVYGLLALAVMAVIGFDDEGVVLGGAIALALLILPVIIITTRESVRAVPQDIRQGSLALGATVWQTTWRQTLPSAIPGIATGTILGLSRAIGEAAPLIVVGFGVNVLFTPELGPEGLTSSGTSLPNQIYNLSSQSREEFVTAASAAIIVLLVMILGMNALAIIIRNKFQRSW